Part of the Paroedura picta isolate Pp20150507F chromosome 3, Ppicta_v3.0, whole genome shotgun sequence genome is shown below.
TGGTCATCTTATATATGGGACACTGCTATCAGCTTTCACTTATTGCACTACAATATTAAGAGTTTTTACTAAGTTTCCAGCGGAGTGTACTGGCTTTTGAGCTCTTGATGATAAAGAGTAGGGCCCCTCCTGCTGTGCTGCTTCACTTGGTCCAAGTCTGAAAGGCTGACATCTTTTAAACAAGCTCGTGTCCATCTTGTCGTCTCTTGTCCTGCGTGTTTAAACTCTTGAGCATTTGGCCTTCCAGCTTGCATGCGAGTTTCCTGTGGTCAGCCTGCAGCTCAGACTGCCCTGGAATGAGAATCCcagctcttttctttctctaGCTCTGTGCAATCGTGAGGGTTAGCAACATGGTCCTATGCCTTGCCTGCGTATGTACTCATCCTCCGCTCATTGGCCTGCTGCTTTATTAATGAAAACAAACCCCATTGGCTCCCTTATGTTGCATGATTACTTCCGTCACAATTTTTCTTTGCTGTACGATTTGGCCCATTTCTCAGCCCAGCTGCAGCTATTTCAGAGTTGAGTCTTAACTGGTGTGTTTTTCTCCTTAGCAGGGGCCTCAACAATTCCTTCACCTCCTCCGCCACcagcagctcctccccctcctcccaatttggaCGTGCCAGTGCAGTCTGACTCACAGCCTGTTAACAGCACAAGCCGGGGCGCCTTACTCAGTTCCATCCAAAATTTTCAGAAAGGAGCCTTGAAGAAAACTGAAACATCTGACTACAGTGCTCCTAAAATCAGCTGAAACTGtttacacccccccccatggATATAATTTGTGTGTTCCAGGAACAGATTTCTCTGAAGATTTTATCCAACCACAGCCTTGTGGTTTCTTTTTACAGCTGCTTGTTTAGAGCCATTTCAAGCTTTTTCTAGACAAATCTTTTTCAGTGAGTAGCAACACTACTGCAGATTGCATCGGGGGAGGGGAGCGATGTCAAAAGTGTCAATTCCAGTTTAAAGGAACTCTTTTTGGGGATTACTGTTTTGGGTAGGCAGTAAATTTCCTTCTGATTGAATAGAAATAAGTTGTTCATCTTGGCCCTGGTTTTTAAGGGCTTTTAAAAGTCTAAACGGGCATATTGATGCCTGAAGCGTTTGAGTTTAGCTGTTCCAAAATCCACTTAATCTGAGAGTTTTATAACACTGATAAGAAAACTGCTTCTCTCCTACAATGTATTGTTAGCCAATAGACTATACTCTTAATACTGTTGAATTCCCCTTTTACAGTGACAAGACTTAAAAGAATGTGCAGCTCTGGAATTAAGTTTGGTATCGAGCCATTCTGCATTTATTCCAAATGTGGGCACAGCGGGATTTCCACCAAACCAAAATTTTACaagacagattttttttgttttgagctGGGAATAGAGGGAGCTATATAATAAAAATGTCCGTTCTGGTTTTACTCAAACCCTTAAATTGCACTTTAAAGGATTGTTGGGAATCCATTTTTAAAGTCAAGTATACATCAGTGTGTGTTACTATGCAGAGAATGTCATTGTGTATAGGAGTTCATGTAACCTGTGATATACTCAgtcatatttttattaaaataaacgTCAATGGAGTTTCATTGGTCTTAAGAGGAATGATGCAGCAGCTCTATGCATTGTCGCAGTCACGTAGCAATGAAACACGAACGCCTTTTAAGTTCTGGAATTCTACTTGTCTAAAAATGGCAAGTGCAGTACCAAAATCTTCAGGgctggcccaactgtggctctccagatgtccatggactacagttaccatgagcccctgccagcaccatgctagcaggagctcatggtaactgtagtccatggacatctggagagccggtttgCCCAGCACACGCATTACATTAAAACCTCATTCTTCATCTAGAATGTTCATGATACTTTTGAAATGGGATCATTAGAATTCAGCAGCTACAGTTCACGCTGTCTctccgattcccccccccccagtaaagtgTACACCAATTTTGGACAACTGTTTCTGTTAATGGCCTTTATTTTATGCTTCATAGCTTACAAAATGAGTAGCCTGCTATATATTTAGGGATGTCACTTAGAATGAGACTGATTCAGTTGTGCAATGATAAACAAGAATATTGTCATACAATGAATTTTCTTCACGTAAAAGTGCAAATTTCAAAAAGTTGAGTCTGTAGATTCTCCCTTTGCAGGAGGCCCTGTAACAGACTAGGCATCTCCCCGCTCCCAGCCCATCTCCAGCCTGCAATATAATAACAATGCACTCCATAAATATTTTTAAGGACTTAAGTCCAGAACAAGCActtaaaatatatacacaaatcCTACAGATTTAGTGTTTTCTTCACTGCCAATATTATATCCTTGACTTGAGGTATGCAGTTTTCCTCCAGAGTCTTTGCGTAAGGCATGGGGACGTCTGCACCAGTGACACGGACAACTGGAGCGTCCAAGTGGTTGAAAGCAGGACCtggaagcagaacaaaatgtcAAGATTCGCTCCTCTAGGTAGTGCGGTTATGAGAAGCCCAGGGGCAGAAGAAAAAAAGCATTGGGTCTTCTACCTATAGTACAGCTGTGGTGTTTATCACCCAACTAAAAAGGGACACACATATTGAGCTGAGCATTCACACACCAGCTCAAAGTCTCACCCAGTGAAGATTTCACTCCAGCTTCAGGCACCAGAAGGTAGATGGGaaatctttgttgtcttaaaCTTATGTAAAACAACAACATTCATGAACTCAGGTGCTTCCTCTATTGCTGTTCTCCACAATTTAATCCATGGTTAGAAATACTGTCTGCAATTTAGGATTTGTTAGAAACCCCACTAACATTAAAGGACAAGTGGCGTTTGGAATCTAGAGAGCAAAAGGTGTAATGAAAGATTTCCCCTACTTGAAACTATGAGATGGCTCCTTCCTACAGCAGCTGATAGCCTATGATATGCGCAGGATATTTACAGGAAAGGGGGATTACAGGGATTTTGCTTTCCTGTCAATGATCTAGAGAAATACCACAGCTGCAATACCATTTCCTTTGATATGTAACTTCCTACTCCCCACTTAGCCTAAAAAAACACAGGCTTAGCCAAGCAGCCACTTTAAGGACACCCAAAATACCTTCCATAATCCTGGCACATATCTCCGCTCCAACTCCAAACTGAGGCCAGCCCCCTTCCACTGTTACAAGATGATTTGTCTTCACAACACTGGCTTCGACGGTATCAATATCCATTGGTCTAATGGTGCGAAGATTTACTACCTAGAGGAGAGAGAGCAGAAGAGttgtataaaggtatcccctgtgcaagcaccgagtcatgtctgacccttggggtgacgccctctagcgttttcatggcagactcaatacggggtggtttgcgagtgccttccccagtcatgaccgtttaccccccagcagcaagctgggtactcattttaccgacctcggaaggatggaaggctgagtcaaccttgagccggctgctgggatcgaactcccaacctcatgagcaaagctttcaggcggctgccttaccactctgcgccacaagaggctcttagaagagTTGTATAATCAGTGCATTTGTTTCCCCTTGGGGAGTGGGGAAAACAAAGCAGCTTTCTCAGACATGCTGTATCATAGGTATACAAAgcctttgtcctctcactcaaGTCTTGCCAGGGCAATGGGAACCAGCTGAACAGCAAGTGCAAAGCTGCTGCTGCAGAATAAACATGCTGAGAAccaaagccttttaaaaacaaatgccaCCCatagctgtagggcaggggtagagaaactgcggccctccagatgtccacggactacaattcccacgagcccctgccagcattcgctggcaggggctcatgggaattttagtccgtagacatctggagggccgcagtttgactacccctgctgtagggagtTGAATTCCTTCTTTTCTGCAACAGTATTTATGGCTGTGAAGCTATTCAAAGCATGTGGCAGTGAGCTGTGGTCTCAAAAAGGAGATGGTTGCATatgtatgggggaggggagattgaaTAGGGTTCATAATAGTTGGGATGGGATGCTGGTTCTCTACCCACAAAGTATGCAAGATATAAGTATATAGTACATATCTACTTAATATATACTTTATACTTTATATATccttgtgaaacagccctggggatggtcctggctgtccgagttggaatagggacaactgattggccctgcacctacagctccctccctggatgctagccactttgctttcagacgctgcaggagccagcatgtgagagagagacacagagagccctgccatactgcaaaccagccctcattacctgctatagCTCCTGCTgtgacaggagggagggggggagtgagatcTGCACCTGTTggtgtcccttgggtcctagcgCACACTGTATTCCTGGTTGcgaaatgggctttcttgctaataatttatatataaatatataaaattgacTTCTTTTAAGCAAGCAGTAGCTCTAGGGATGGGTAGGAACCACGAGACAAATCAAAATTTGTGCCATACTCAAGGAAAAAAAAGCTAATGTAGTATTCGGCAGCATCAGTTTTTGACTAAGTGACTGGCCACTGAAAGCCTAAAGGTGGACCTGGTCTAAATTGTTCACTCCAAGGCCCTTTTGTCAGTGGAACAAAATGCTCCTCACCCCACACTTCTCTTTAAAATTGTGATGGGAGACAtccagcaggaaggggggaaactGGTGGACATTACCCTTTTCCCATGAAGCCAATCCTTAAGAGACACTTGCTTAATCCTAATACAATTTATACAGTCTAGACAGAGTGGGAAATGGTCCAAAATTTGGCATTATTCAGAAACAAGTTGAGTGCTGGACACAGATCCCCTAGCCTCCAGAGAAAAAAGTTATTGCCTCATACAAGAAGCAATTAAGGGCGCCCTCCTCCCAAATCATCACCTGTGACTAAATTGTTCTAACACCGACTTATGTTGGCTGCATGAAGCATTCATTGAAATGTTACTATACAAAAGTAGTTCTAGGATAGCTTTCATCACTGTGGGTTATGCCGTGAAAGGACAACATACCTCACATTCCACCCCGTCTTTGGCAAGAACAGCAGCTGCTTCCATACAGTGGCCCACGGATCGAGAATGAGCCACTAAGGTAAGGTGGGTTCCTGAAACAGAACGTCCCGATGATGTTAATACCAGGATGCAGATATTTCAGCCCTGTTCATAGAAGTTAAAGATTGGGTATTGGCTGCCACCCATGCACAAGggtgtttttgtttaaaaattacaTGTTATTcaaatttcttttttccttttttaaaactgtgtgATCTTGTGCTGAGTCCAGGCAAAGGGTACACATACATAGTGAACCAACTGGCTCAAAGTCCCATCTGCCATGGCAGATCACCAAGCAAAACTGAACAAATTCCCCCTTGGTGCTGAGGGAACAAAACATTCTTATTAAAGCCTGGCATCTGCAGACGTCCACGCTTCCAGAGCGGAACAGCTAGAATGTATGTTTTCAGACGGCTTGGGCCTTTTAAAATGCATCTACTCTACTACAAAAAGAGGGAAGACTTTCTCAAAACAGCCAGCCATCACAGTGTACGTGGCTCGTGGGGCTTACCTTGTTTTTCTACCTTAGCCTTTCCAATAGGAATGACGAAGTCCTTCGACAGAGCTTCCTCAGACATGTCAAAGGGAACGCCATACATCAGTTCATTTTCCAGCATTACAACTATAAATAAGAGAATTGGGATTTTCTGATTAAATTACTCACATGAGTGAGAAATCATATATGTGCAAATTAGCAGTGGGGAGGATGCTGGATCAGCACCATGGTATGGGGTGAATGTAACTGTTACCCTCCTGCACCTTTTCCTCCACAGCTATTAGCTCCAATAGGGAAAACAGACATACATTATAAAATGTCATGTTTGTTTTCTTACTGGCTTCTTTCTAAAAGTGGCTCAGAAGATAATGATTTCTACAGGCAACATagcttggggagggagaagagcttaATCCTATCCTCAAGCCACAGCCCCAACACTAAACAGATCCTGTTGCAGCTGCTTTTTcataattcaaaattacattagtAGAGTTAACCATAGCCTCCTGCTTCATACTTGACTCAGTTTGGTATGGAGGATCTCAGTTTGGTATTATGGAACAAAACCAAAAGTAAAAAAGTATGTTGTTGAAAAGCAGGTTAAAAGGTGGCAAGGGAGAATGTGTTAGCTCATGCCAAATGCACAACTTATGGTAGTCCCAGAAATTTGGATTCGGGGGTACATGTATCCCAAAGCCCTGAAAATCCTTTATTGATGGACCAATCTCATTACACCCAGATTTACAGTATAAGGAAATGTGTGAGTGGTTCTAGCTCCTGCAGCTCAGATTCAATTTAGTATCAACGTTATGCAGTCACTTGACATGTATTAAAGGTGAGCTGATAAAGCCATGAAATGATAACATGAACAGTTGGAATTCCTAGCAGTTCAGAGGAGTAGTTAGTCTAATTAAAATTGTCTAATTGGTTTCTAAAAAGCCTACCTCTTAAATAAAACATTccattacaccagtggtccccaacccccggtccggagaccagtctgtggatcagttggtaccgggctacggctcctcgtcctcctccctgacttctgcctcgggggctgccctgccactttgctgccggctcacatttggtgctctccagaggccgccatggctggggttcctcctcagcatggcactttacagctgctgctgtggcagcgccccccagcgggtggcgggaagtcaggggtgccggcaggaaagcaagtgcagTAGGGGTTCAAGCGGCAGTGgcgacgtctctcggcaaaagaccacctccccccgggcctcagtaaaattgtcaagcgttgaccggtccccagtgataaaaaggttggggaccactgcattacactaTCTGGCCAATAGTAACAACTTAGTCCCACTCTGGTTCGGGCAAAAGAAATCACAGTGGAATGAATGGATCTTATCAAGACAATGGTAGTGTGATACTGCACTTGTTTCTCACTCAAACCCAGAGCCGTTTACACACAATGCACATTCCACAAGACAGGGATACCTGTGAAAGGCTACTGAGCTGCAGAAACTACCCAAGAAGCTAACACCTTAgcactacacacacacagagatgtcAGAGCTTCATTCACCTGGATTATCATCCCGGATCGAAGATTTAAGGAGACCTTTTGCATCCTCTGCACTCCACGGACTCACCACTTTCAGTCCAGGACAGTGCCCGTACCAGGCTGCAAAACACTGCGAATGCTGGGCTGCTACTCCTGCAGAGGCTCCGTTGGGACCCCTGAAGACAATGGGCACAGGCACCAACCCTGCCGACATGTAGTAGGTTTTGGCAGCTGAGTTTATGATCTGGTCAATGGCTTGCATTGAGAAGTTGAAGGTCATGAATTCGCAAATGGGCCTCAAGCCAGCCTATTAAAATAGAACAGTTGTTTTAATAACTCTCgctagtattttttttaaatacaaggaTGAATTGTTTTAGATATACAaaaatgctttcttttaaaaactgtcaaGGAAGCGACATACCATAGCAGCACCTACAGCAATTCCAGTAAATCCCATCTGAAAaagcagcaaagaaagaaaaatgtgacAGAGGACTTCGCATCACAAGGACTGAAAATGAGGTTTCACTGAATGATACGTATTGGCGGGGAAATCCTCTTaggataaggcaggggtagtcaaactgcggccctccagatgtccatggacatctggagggccgcagtttgactacccctgggataaggTATTAAAACATAATCAGTAGGCATACCTCTGATATAGGAGTATCAATTATCCTCTTATCACCATATTTCTTCCAGAGTCCTCTGCTAATCTataggtgcaaaaaaaaaaaaaaaaaaaaaaagaggggggggatgaGTTCAGTTGTCATGTTGCTGTTCCAAGTATTATATTTCCCTTTCTAAGCACCCTTACCTTGTATGCGCCATCATACTGAGCCACTTCCTCCCCAAGCAAGAAAACTTTCTCATCCCTCTCTAGTTCCTCATCCAAGGCCTGATTTAAAGCATCACGAACTGTCACCTGTTGGAAGAGAAATATTGAGGCCACAATCCAAACTGTTTAGAGTGATGACACTGAAACAATACCATCTAGGATAATATTTTGGCTGCAAGTTAGGTAGGAAGCTTCTCTGGTCTTAAGAGTGTTTGACAGGGTCTGTGTCCTAGACAAGCACAAGAAGGGGTAGGAGAGAATGGTAAAGTTGTTTTCCAAGACACTCAGAGAAGCTAGATCTACACAGAATCTTGTCCCAGTCTTATCCAAGTGTCTTACTCTCAAGCAAGTGTTCTTGCACTAATTATTTTAACAGTGGGAAACTTACCCATCATTTTCAGCAATGCATATCTTTGAAGTAGAAGCAAGATGGGCAGCATGTCAATCAAATTTGGCCAAGACTTGCTCTTTTCCTTTGCTAAGTTTGTCAGCAAGGAGGAACAGACTCAAAGAGAGCTCATCAGGTTTTTTATCTGACCAAGTTCACGAGAATGAGAAGGATCTTTGAGCTTCCACTCAAGCTTTTTATGCCTTTCTTCCTGGCTACTAACATTTGGCTATCAACATTAGGCTATCAACAGCACCAAGATTTTTTTCAGACACATGATTTTGGGAGATCTATTATCAAGACACAAGACCACACACAGTAACATCATTGTTCTATCTTCCCACAGCACATGctcaaaaaaaaacagaaagcatATATGTGTAACACCTTTCAACTACACTGTTGTCCTGTGTTTTCACAAGGGACTACTTGACTGTTAGTTTTCTGCCAACAGTCCTGTGATCCCACAAAAGGCTCTCATACCACAGAGATTTAATGGATGCCTTCTACAAACAAGACACAGAGCAAAACCAAGTTTGAATCCAAGGGCACCTTGAAACCaacagattgtgaatgggtaggCAAAAGGGACTGCGTCAGTgctgggctcttgtggccctttcttgcatgcccagggaaatgcccaccACTCGGATATCAGAAGGAAAATTTCCTTAACGCCAGACCGGCAAAAGATTCTAGTTGTTATTTTTAATTGGGTGCGGGGGAAGCTGTGCGTtatcatctggtcatggaactgggatcactgtgggtgggcatagcgatccccaacctgtgggccacggaacacatgtggtccttcgactaattggaggtgggccccaaagcacgccttctccccgccccggccctttacttcatccccccccccccagccctttacaacacacttcattgttgtggcgtgtctgtatcttattttgaagggatgtttaaacattaccatagcgatcagagagcgttagggctgtggttgagagtagaggagtaaactaccccccccccccccgtgcctcagtaaaaggcgttgagtggttcccggtgataaaaaggttggggaccactgggcagACAGCTGTgcatgtcctgcattctgcaaagggttggactagatgatcctggaggtcccttctatgataAACTGCTCACATGCAGACTGCTCCTCTCCTGCCAGCTCTAAGCCCGAGAAACCGCTTTTCCACAGGGCAAGTGAAGCCCGAAAGAAGCTTCTCGGGAACCCTCGACACAAGTTCCCCCCAAAGGAGGGGCGGCGTCGTATCCTCCAAGCCCGGGGCCTCCCCGGCTGCCCCTTCAGGGCCAGAAGTCCCAACCCTGAGGCGGAGGGAGGAGTCCcaccctatagagcaggggtagtcaaactgcggccctccagaggtcagtggactacaattcccaggaccccctgccagcgaacgctggcagggggctcctgggaattgtagtccacggacctctgaagggccgcagtttgactacccctgctgtagagcaacgtCCCCTACGGCGCCTTGCGCGGCAGGAGCCCCAAGGGGACCCCGACCTCCACTTTCCTCTGCACGATGTCGCCCCAAGGGATAGCCCGGCTCCAGCCTCCTTTTTACCTGAGCCGCGGCAGGCGCCGAGGCGTGCAGGGCCCGCCGCGGGGGTCCGGGAAGGCGCCCGGctctccccagctggctgcatcggAACAAACCCCTcaacgccgccgccgccatcttggtTCTGCCCTCAACCCGGGCGTCTCTCGGCGTAACCCCGAGGCCCTGCCCCGGCTCGTGCTGCCGTTGCTTAGCAACCGGCGGGAAAAGGAAGCGCGTGGGCGGGACCAGCGGTTAGAGCGACGGGAGTTCCACCCGACGCTGCCCTGGGCTCCCTTCCGCCCTTCTCTTGGCGCCAGGATGGATTCGCCCTCGTTTCCTGGACGGACTAGGGAGGATGCATAGTGCGCATGCCCGGAAAGTGGCTGGCCCATTTGAGAGGGCGGTTAACAGTCGTGCAGATCCCAAAAGCATCAACCACCTTTTTGTTAGGCATAACCAAATGATCGCATAGTGTATTGTTTGGTATattctgtttcatgtattgtttattgtttatagactgtttcatgcaTTGTTtattagttcaatgtaaaccgccctgagccttcggggagggcggtatataaatctaaataaataaaataaaaataataaattataggACTGtacaattaaacaaataaataaattggttgGTTGGTCCTAAAAAAAGATGTCATGTTACAATGTTATGTGGATTGGGTCCTGGCATTTAAGAGGTCGGCATTCGCTTCCACAGTGGGGGTTTTGAGGAGGGGGACGGGGGAAAGTTATAGcttactgcaggggtggccaaactggctctccagatgtccaagggctcatggcaattgaaatctatggacatctggagagtcaccgattggccacccctggctgcatctttaaatccagtggcacctttaagaagttgcttgcacatgaaagctaacaccttgaataaaacttcgttggtcttaaagatacccatggactcaaacctggttctgttgcttcagtccAACATAACTACATGCTTGAAACAGCACCTCTAAGTGTTTCTGCTGGAAATCCAAAGCAGTGGCAAgcaaagagatcagttcatccATCACTGCTTTTTAATGCTTTGGACACAAGTGGTTTCCCTAAGTCTGTGACCAGCTGTAAAGGTCTCACCATGTTTTGTGTTGGTTAAAATGTATTACATTAATATTGTGCAGGCCCAGACAGCTTTTGACAACTTTTTCCTGTTTACACAATACTGGAGCACTGTCATAAATCACACTCACTCTGAGCCTCCATTGCCAATTTGCCGTAGAAACAATGTGCTAATTTGGGGGTTGTCATAAGCTATttgaagaaaaagggggggggatgtccctataataaaggtaaaggtaaaggtatcccctgtgcaagcaccaggtcatgtctgacccttggggtgacgccctccagcgttttcatggcagactcaatacggggtggtttgccagtcccttccccagtcattaccgttttaccccccagcagcaaactgggtactcattttaccgacctcagaaggatggaagactgagtcaacattgagctggctgctgagatccAACTATAATAGCCCTTATAATAGCCAGTCATAATTTTCAGTGGAATACTGGAAGTTCCGTTTCTGTGTAATGCTCCTGTTTTTTCTATAAGGAACTCCAGGCTGTAAGGAATTTCCAGGCTGTTTCCCATCTCTGTTCAACTGGCCAGTTTAGAAATAACTGATAAGGAAACTTCTTGCTATCTCTGGCTCAGCAGTCCTTTGCTGTCAAGGCGAGTTTCATTAGAACGTGGGTTCATTTGGAGTTGCAGCCTTATAGAATTAGCTAACCTGAGTTCATGAAGATgcaattaaattttttaaaaattgctttaaagCATGGCTGATATGGGTCATACTATTGTGATGAGAACACAAGAAGGTAGCAGCTTTCATAGGACATGTGCGACTGTGTGGCAAGCACCAGCAAGAGAAGAAGGAGGGTTTGTGGATCCACCTGTGAGTTTATATGCCCTTTCAGTTCTTGCTTGAAATGGTGGTGCAAAAGAATTTGTTACACAAGTGAGGACTGCTTGCCAAGAGCAAGAAGTTTTGTGATAGCATACAGACTAATACATTCTTGGTAACAAGAGTGCATAAAGTTAACTTTTTCATAATGGGTTTTCCAGATTAAAGCCTGTGGGTAGGCTTGGCTCAGAGTGGtcaatctccaaagaaggagccACCCTCCTCGCCTTGAATCACAGACCAATCGGGTGTAAATGGTAatagtcagaaataacatcaatGTTTGTGGGTCTTAATAAAATGTGTTATACAGCTTTTGTGTTTGGATATGACTATGTAttaccttaagagcctcttgtggcgcagagtggtaaggcagcagacgtgcagtctgaaagctctgcccatgaggctgggagttcaaccccagcagccggctc
Proteins encoded:
- the PDHB gene encoding pyruvate dehydrogenase E1 component subunit beta, mitochondrial encodes the protein MAAAALRGLFRCSQLGRAGRLPGPPRRALHASAPAAAQVTVRDALNQALDEELERDEKVFLLGEEVAQYDGAYKISRGLWKKYGDKRIIDTPISEMGFTGIAVGAAMAGLRPICEFMTFNFSMQAIDQIINSAAKTYYMSAGLVPVPIVFRGPNGASAGVAAQHSQCFAAWYGHCPGLKVVSPWSAEDAKGLLKSSIRDDNPVVMLENELMYGVPFDMSEEALSKDFVIPIGKAKVEKQGTHLTLVAHSRSVGHCMEAAAVLAKDGVECEVVNLRTIRPMDIDTVEASVVKTNHLVTVEGGWPQFGVGAEICARIMEGPAFNHLDAPVVRVTGADVPMPYAKTLEENCIPQVKDIILAVKKTLNL